The DNA sequence CAGGCAAGCAAAGAGCACCCTGAACAAGGTTTGCTTGTACATAAGTATATGGGTTTGGTGTACCAAACGACCGGCCAACCTTGGGGTAAGCCAGGTTTGGTAATAGTGAAAAATAAATTAGCTAAGGGAGATAATTTGAAAGATACAAAAAGGGAGCGAGATTTAGCAACTCAAGCATTCAGTGGTCCTCATTTCTTTGACTATAGGCCCAAATTTGTGTAAATGCATAAATGTATTTATACGAATAGCCCCGTTGGCTAAACACCACACTTGCTACAGCCGGATTTGTGTAAATGCATAAATGTATTTATACGAACAGCAGCCTTAAATCGCCAGCAACTCCCCAGGTATCATCCCATGATAATTATCCACAAATTTCAAGATATGCGGAAAGTGGGCAAATTCTTCTTCGGCATGGGTGGTGGTAATGATGATAGCTTGAGCCCCCGCCCGGTAAGCCGCTTCGGCTCCAGTGACGCTGTCTTCAAACACCAGACAATCTTCGGCTGCCAAGCCAATGGACGCTGCTGCTTTGTGAAAAATCTCGGGATCAGGTTTTCCTTTACTGACGCTACCTGCATGGAAAACGCCCTCGAAATAAGGTGCCAAAGCTAAATTATCAATCAGAAACTGGGCGTTCTCCGCTGGCGCAGCCGTGCCGATGGCCATGGGAATATTTGCCGCTTTTGCCTGATCTAGAAAAGCCTGCAAACCATCAATCAATTTCAACTGAGGCAAGAAAATCTCGCGGTAAGCGGCCTCTTTTTCTCCCGAAATACGCTCACGATCCGCCGGCGTGAAACGATCCCCAAAAAGACGTTCCAGGATTTCATTATTGACGCCGTGGATTTTTTCCTTGACTTCCTCAATGGTCATATCCAGCCCTAATTCCGACAACTTGCGTTGCCAGGCTCGGTGGTGAATCATCATGTTGTCGACCATTGTGCCGTCCATATCGAAGAGGAAACCTTTCATTGGTGGATTGTTGATTGTTGATTGTTGATGGTTGTTGGTTGATTGTTGTTGGTTGATCGTTGACCTTTGACCTTCCCTAAATAACGTTGACGACAAATTAACAGAAAAAACAATCATGAACCTATCTTGTTGGTTAAATATGCGTTACCAATACTCTATACTTCTCTTTTTTACCCTCTTCCTGATGACGGAATTCCAACTTAATGCCCAGTATTTCGCCCAACACCAATGGCAAGATCGGGTGATCCTGATCTACACACCTGACGCTGACGAAGACCGCTGGAAAAGCCAATTGGCCATCCTCGCCGCAGACCCCGCTGGATTGGCAGAACGAAAACTCGTGGTTTATCAAATCCGAGAAGGCTATTATCGAAAAGGCCTGAAACCTAAGGGAGATTGGATAAAAATGGAAAGCAGTGCTTCCTCACCAAGCATCACTATCCAAGGTTTTGAAATTATACTCATTGGCCTCGATGGCGGCATAAAATTGCGCCAAAACGAATACCTTTCCTTAGCGGAATTATACGCCTTGATTGATGGCATGCCCATGCGACGAGCGGAATTAAGACGCCAGGGAGGTTAAAGTACTACCCTACTATCGTCACTTTGCGTACCTTTTGGCTTTCAAATATAGCAATTATGGACGCCCTGGAAATACCAACTACCGCACTCGCCAAACTTTCTGAGCAACTTACTGGCCAGCTGCATTTTGATTCCCTCCAAAGGGTGCTTTACGCAACGGATGCCTCGGTCTACCGAGCGTTGCCCCAGGCAATAGCGCTACCCGCTACGATAGAGGATTTAAAGCTTTTGGTCCAATTTGCTCAAACCCACGGTACCTCTTTGATTCCTCGCGCAGCAGGCACTTCCCTGGCTGGGCAGTGTGTTGGCGAAGGGATTGTAGTCGACGTCTCCAAACATTTCACCAGGATACTGGAAGTCAACGCCGAAGAACGTTGGGTACGCGTACAACCGGGAGTGATCCGCGATGAACTCAATGCCTTTTTGCAAGCTCACGGCTTGTTTTTTTCTCCCATCACTTCGACGGCCAACCGCGCCATGATTGGGGGGATGGTGGGCAACAACTCCTCCGGCACCACCTCTATCGAATACGGCGTCACCAGAGATAAAGTGATAGCCATGGAGGTACTCCTCGCGGATGGGTCAAAGACTACTTTCGAGGCACTTACTCCCGCAGCATTGGCCCAAAAATGTACGCTCCCCGGCCTGGAAGGCGACCTTTATCGCCAAATGACCAAAGCATTGCGTGACCCCGAACAACAAGCCGAAATCAGGCAGCAATTCCCCAAACCAAGTATCCACCGTAGGAATACGGGCTATGCGGTTGATGCCTTATTGGAGACCTCTGCTTTTACGGACAGTGACACTTCTTTCAATTTCTGTAAACTCCTCTGCGGATCGGAAGGAACGCTCGCCTTTACCACCGAAATAAAACTTCAGCTCGACCCCTTACCGCTACCCGATCATGTGGTGGTTGCGGCACACTTTGCGGATCTAGACCAAAGTATGCGCGCTACCCAAATCGCAATGCGCCACCACCCAAGTGCCTGCGAGTTGATGGACAAAATTATCCTTGACTGTACCAAGGAAAACATCGAATACAACAAACACCGTTTCTTCATTGAAGGCGACCCCGCTACGGTGCTCATGGTGGAGTTACGTGCCACCAGCTTGGCTGCGGCTCAGGCCGAAGCAGAACTGCTCATCCATGAGTTGAAAGAACAAGGTTTGGGCTACGCCTACCCTATCATTCCTGCGTCCCAAACCAAAGCAGTATGGTCATTGCGCAGTGCCGGACTAGGCTTACTTTCCAATATCCCCGGCGATGCCAAAACGGTAGCTTGTATTGAGGAT is a window from the Lewinella sp. LCG006 genome containing:
- a CDS encoding HAD family hydrolase gives rise to the protein MKGFLFDMDGTMVDNMMIHHRAWQRKLSELGLDMTIEEVKEKIHGVNNEILERLFGDRFTPADRERISGEKEAAYREIFLPQLKLIDGLQAFLDQAKAANIPMAIGTAAPAENAQFLIDNLALAPYFEGVFHAGSVSKGKPDPEIFHKAAASIGLAAEDCLVFEDSVTGAEAAYRAGAQAIIITTTHAEEEFAHFPHILKFVDNYHGMIPGELLAI
- a CDS encoding DUF4174 domain-containing protein, which translates into the protein MNLSCWLNMRYQYSILLFFTLFLMTEFQLNAQYFAQHQWQDRVILIYTPDADEDRWKSQLAILAADPAGLAERKLVVYQIREGYYRKGLKPKGDWIKMESSASSPSITIQGFEIILIGLDGGIKLRQNEYLSLAELYALIDGMPMRRAELRRQGG